A part of Marinihelvus fidelis genomic DNA contains:
- a CDS encoding ABC transporter transmembrane domain-containing protein, whose product MPPPTENHDRPKADSLRPLRALVPFIRPYRGVLLAALAALLLASVAMLALPVALRFLIDNGFVANNAALVNRYFGWFFAAAVAFGGFAALRFYLVSWLGERVVADLRDAVYRRVVRMDPTFFEVTRTGEVLSRLTADTTLVQSISGVSLSIALRSMLNLAGGLIMLMLTSLQLTLYILVGIPAVVLPLILVGRRIRGLSRDAQDRVADTSGIAGETLNAIQTVQAFTLEDNQEQRFGAAVADSFRASVRRIRMRAGLTALGFVLVFGAITLILWMGSRAVLADEMTGGQLAQFLMYSVFVGASAAALSELWGDIQRGAGAMERLAELLGARPAIAAPEQPLALPGRVDGRIRFEQVSFNYPSRPDDPALSDIDLDIRAGENVAFVGPSGAGKSTCFQLLLRFYDPAAGRITVDDVDISQLDPVALRQQMGLVPQDTVLFGESARENIRMGRPDATDAEVEQAAIAAAAHDFIVGLPDQYDTFLGERGMRLSGGQRQRIALARAILRDPPILLLDEATSALDSESERLVQAALGELMRTRTTIVIAHRLSTVLSADRIVVFDGGRIVATGRHDELIRDNPLYARLAAHQFGDKEKAR is encoded by the coding sequence ATGCCCCCACCGACTGAAAACCACGATCGGCCGAAGGCCGATTCGCTGAGACCGCTGCGCGCCCTGGTGCCGTTTATCCGCCCCTACCGGGGCGTCCTGCTGGCCGCGTTGGCAGCGCTGCTGTTGGCATCGGTCGCAATGCTGGCGCTGCCCGTAGCCCTTCGATTCCTGATCGATAATGGCTTTGTCGCCAACAACGCCGCGCTCGTCAATCGCTATTTCGGCTGGTTTTTTGCCGCGGCCGTGGCCTTTGGCGGTTTCGCCGCGCTACGTTTCTACCTGGTGTCGTGGCTGGGTGAACGCGTGGTCGCCGATCTCCGCGACGCGGTGTACCGTCGCGTCGTGCGCATGGACCCGACGTTTTTCGAAGTCACGCGAACCGGTGAAGTGCTTTCCCGTCTGACCGCCGATACCACGCTGGTGCAGAGTATTTCCGGTGTCAGCCTGTCGATCGCGCTGCGCTCAATGCTGAACCTGGCCGGTGGCTTGATCATGTTGATGCTGACCAGCCTGCAGCTGACCTTGTACATCCTGGTGGGCATCCCCGCCGTGGTGCTGCCGCTGATCCTGGTCGGGCGGCGAATCCGCGGGTTGTCCAGGGACGCGCAGGACCGCGTTGCAGATACCAGCGGCATCGCCGGTGAGACGCTGAATGCGATCCAGACGGTCCAGGCCTTCACGCTGGAGGACAACCAGGAGCAACGGTTCGGCGCCGCGGTGGCGGACAGTTTTCGGGCCTCGGTGCGACGGATCCGGATGCGTGCGGGTTTAACGGCGCTGGGCTTTGTCCTGGTGTTCGGCGCCATCACTTTGATCCTGTGGATGGGTTCGCGCGCCGTGCTGGCCGATGAAATGACCGGGGGACAGCTGGCGCAATTCCTGATGTATTCCGTGTTCGTTGGCGCCTCCGCCGCCGCGCTCAGTGAGTTGTGGGGCGATATTCAGCGAGGGGCGGGCGCCATGGAGCGGCTGGCCGAACTCCTGGGTGCGCGGCCGGCGATCGCCGCGCCGGAGCAGCCGTTGGCCCTGCCTGGGCGTGTCGATGGCCGCATCCGCTTTGAACAGGTGTCTTTCAACTACCCATCCAGGCCCGATGACCCGGCGCTGTCCGACATTGACCTGGATATCCGCGCTGGCGAGAACGTTGCTTTCGTCGGCCCATCGGGCGCGGGCAAGAGCACGTGCTTCCAGTTGCTACTGCGTTTTTACGACCCGGCGGCCGGCCGCATCACCGTCGACGACGTCGACATCAGCCAACTCGACCCGGTGGCGCTACGCCAGCAAATGGGGCTGGTGCCCCAGGACACCGTGCTTTTCGGCGAATCAGCGCGGGAGAACATTCGCATGGGGCGTCCGGATGCCACCGATGCCGAAGTCGAGCAGGCAGCAATCGCGGCGGCGGCCCACGACTTCATTGTCGGCCTGCCGGATCAATATGACACGTTCCTGGGTGAGCGCGGCATGCGCCTTTCGGGCGGCCAGAGGCAGCGCATTGCGCTGGCCCGTGCGATCCTCCGCGACCCGCCGATCCTGCTGCTTGACGAGGCCACCAGTGCGCTGGACTCCGAGAGTGAACGCCTGGTGCAGGCGGCGCTGGGAGAACTGATGCGTACGCGCACCACGATCGTGATCGCGCACCGCCTGTCGACCGTACTGAGCGCAGACCGGATCGTGGTATTCGACGGCGGCAGGATCGTGGCCACGGGCCGGCATGACGAACTGATCCGGGACAACCCGCTTTATGCCCGCCTGGCGGCGCACCAGTTTGGAGACAAAGAAAAAGCCCGGTAA
- a CDS encoding KAP family P-loop NTPase fold protein, which translates to MNEDHLGTGSDSLDLAPYARALADVIESCETPMTIGIQGEWGVGKTTLMNMLSGTHVGSSPLLDSAKSRVVTLDTWPYARFAGGSDQLVDSIRALVRKSAAVLLEAGADEGEMSKALAAALGHLEVMRHRADRKAPEPAGPVPDTVLAEDICVLLDAFRTSFQAIVSAWTGSDVQRRLVVFIDDLDRIEPVEAVRMLESIRHFTDVPGCVFVIALDYEVIRQGLAAQTSGADGQVNGKAFYDRYVQLPFVMPTEAYPIGRYVTGLLQGIDYPYADELTSDAEARAFYHDITVCTVRRNPRNIKRAVNAARLMERIRFLKTGQPLSRRDARVLYALTCMQVAWPELFSHFVADPTVDTVTSLQNWAYLEQLPRARRLFGQGVDPERVHIGISTFFDTLFRLLDDNDDGQIDTAELRPVLELMHMAPRDVEPERERPRDWFVRRVRENNVDGDTLVETFLERVFTRSVWYLGSECRYLRSGARFVTLTHDGRQIASLVSLRGQPFIFRLAMAPEKVKAGLKSYWQSKKAMKEDAITLTRSAFGKEASMTGFGDTFVDYSKMTHMRSAEAIGLLNALFRVAIGDSPAQWELESNGKK; encoded by the coding sequence ATGAACGAAGACCACCTGGGTACGGGTTCTGACAGCCTGGACCTGGCGCCTTATGCCAGGGCGCTGGCCGATGTCATCGAGTCATGCGAGACACCCATGACCATCGGCATCCAGGGCGAGTGGGGTGTCGGCAAGACGACATTGATGAACATGCTCAGCGGTACGCATGTGGGGTCTTCGCCCCTGCTCGACAGCGCCAAATCCAGGGTCGTCACCCTGGATACCTGGCCTTACGCCCGGTTCGCCGGCGGCAGCGATCAACTGGTGGACAGCATCCGGGCCCTGGTGCGCAAATCAGCCGCGGTGCTTCTCGAGGCCGGTGCTGACGAGGGTGAAATGAGCAAGGCGCTGGCAGCGGCGTTAGGTCACCTGGAAGTGATGCGTCATCGCGCCGACCGGAAAGCGCCAGAACCGGCTGGGCCGGTGCCTGATACCGTCCTCGCCGAGGATATCTGTGTATTGCTCGACGCCTTTCGTACGTCATTCCAGGCCATCGTCAGCGCCTGGACCGGGAGTGACGTGCAACGTCGACTGGTTGTTTTCATCGATGATCTCGACAGGATCGAGCCTGTTGAGGCCGTCAGGATGCTGGAGTCAATCCGCCACTTCACCGACGTGCCCGGCTGTGTGTTCGTGATTGCCCTGGACTACGAAGTCATCCGCCAGGGCCTGGCGGCGCAGACCAGCGGGGCCGACGGGCAGGTCAACGGCAAGGCGTTCTACGATCGCTATGTCCAGCTGCCGTTTGTCATGCCCACCGAGGCCTACCCGATCGGTCGGTATGTCACGGGGTTGCTGCAGGGCATCGATTATCCCTACGCCGATGAGCTGACGTCTGACGCCGAGGCCCGGGCGTTCTACCATGACATCACGGTATGTACGGTTCGCCGCAACCCCAGGAATATCAAGCGTGCCGTCAACGCGGCCCGGTTGATGGAGCGCATCCGCTTCCTCAAGACCGGTCAGCCGTTATCGCGAAGGGATGCCCGCGTGTTGTACGCGCTGACCTGCATGCAGGTTGCCTGGCCGGAGCTGTTTTCGCATTTCGTGGCCGATCCGACAGTCGATACCGTGACCAGCCTGCAGAACTGGGCCTACCTGGAGCAACTGCCACGTGCGCGGCGGCTGTTCGGCCAGGGGGTCGACCCTGAGCGTGTGCACATTGGCATTTCAACGTTCTTCGACACGCTGTTCAGGCTTCTGGATGACAACGACGATGGCCAGATTGATACCGCTGAACTCAGGCCGGTGCTGGAATTGATGCACATGGCGCCTCGCGACGTGGAGCCGGAGCGCGAACGGCCGCGCGACTGGTTCGTTCGCCGTGTGCGCGAGAACAATGTTGATGGCGATACCCTGGTGGAGACCTTCCTGGAGCGCGTGTTTACCCGTTCGGTGTGGTACCTGGGCAGTGAGTGCCGCTACCTGCGCTCGGGCGCACGTTTCGTCACGCTGACGCATGACGGCCGGCAGATCGCATCGCTGGTCAGCCTGCGCGGCCAACCGTTTATCTTCCGCCTTGCGATGGCGCCGGAGAAAGTGAAGGCCGGGCTGAAGTCTTACTGGCAGAGCAAGAAGGCGATGAAGGAAGACGCCATCACGCTGACGCGGTCGGCCTTTGGCAAGGAAGCGTCAATGACCGGCTTTGGCGATACCTTCGTCGACTACTCGAAGATGACCCACATGCGCTCGGCGGAAGCCATCGGCCTGCTGAACGCGTTATTCAGGGTGGCCATCGGTGACTCGCCCGCGCAATGGGAGCTGGAGTCGAACGGCAAAAAGTAG
- a CDS encoding winged helix-turn-helix domain-containing protein → MGINDQAESAWQAMFSRTRGRVLALLFRQPERSFYATEIVRLAGVGTGSVQRELSRLVDAGLLNSHRVGNQVHYRAANGHPFHEAIMMMVEARAGDGVSPPPSVRVLAAALGRRAQWVYWISRDSSEGPSLVIVAPELDRSELEEHFSPAVAALGSPPRLILLRPDRFKRLLEVGDERLLSLLRSSGQVLVGDDVLRLSLGQHSPSPLLPEKT, encoded by the coding sequence ATGGGAATTAATGATCAAGCCGAGTCAGCCTGGCAGGCGATGTTTTCGCGCACGCGCGGTCGTGTGCTGGCACTGTTGTTTCGTCAGCCGGAGCGTAGCTTCTATGCCACCGAGATCGTCAGGCTGGCGGGTGTCGGTACGGGCTCGGTTCAGCGTGAGCTGTCCCGCCTGGTCGATGCCGGGTTGCTGAACTCGCACCGGGTGGGCAACCAGGTTCACTACCGTGCCGCGAACGGTCACCCGTTTCACGAGGCCATCATGATGATGGTCGAGGCACGCGCCGGAGACGGCGTCAGTCCCCCGCCTTCGGTCAGGGTACTCGCCGCCGCGCTGGGTCGCCGTGCCCAGTGGGTTTACTGGATTTCAAGGGACTCATCAGAAGGGCCGAGCCTGGTAATCGTGGCACCGGAACTTGACCGCTCGGAGCTCGAAGAGCACTTCAGTCCCGCTGTCGCAGCGCTGGGTTCACCGCCGCGGCTGATCCTGTTAAGGCCTGACCGCTTTAAGCGTTTGCTTGAAGTCGGTGACGAACGCCTGCTGTCGTTGCTGCGGTCGTCGGGCCAGGTGCTGGTCGGCGATGATGTTCTGCGGCTATCCTTGGGGCAGCACTCCCCATCGCCACTACTCCCGGAGAAAACATGA
- a CDS encoding DUF3014 domain-containing protein, with amino-acid sequence MGKVITGVILVAIAVVLAWFLSAREDQRALEQAQVLPSAPLPEQATPPEVRHPIEPPVTDEQPTVLDEPETVEAEPEVPLPPLGASDDTMVAEATALGGEALTDWLVTDQLVSRIVATVDALDSARVAQPMRPVEPVPGRFKVLGEGDQAALSPQNAERYQPYVDLLLGLGPEQVAGLYRRYYPLFQQAYRDQGYPDAYFNDRLVQVIDHLAGAPALSGVPELRQNEAVYEFVSEDLERLSAGQKMMMRLGPENEAQVKAWLAEFRAQVAVAENDAGR; translated from the coding sequence ATGGGCAAGGTCATCACTGGGGTCATTCTGGTCGCGATCGCGGTGGTGCTGGCGTGGTTCCTGTCCGCGCGCGAAGACCAGCGCGCGCTGGAGCAGGCACAGGTGCTGCCCTCGGCACCGCTACCCGAGCAGGCTACGCCACCGGAAGTTCGCCATCCCATTGAGCCCCCGGTGACCGACGAACAACCCACCGTACTGGATGAACCTGAGACCGTCGAAGCTGAACCGGAAGTACCGCTGCCGCCACTGGGCGCAAGTGATGACACGATGGTTGCCGAGGCCACCGCGCTCGGGGGCGAAGCGCTCACCGACTGGCTGGTGACCGACCAGCTCGTCAGCCGTATCGTCGCCACCGTCGATGCGCTCGACAGCGCGCGCGTGGCGCAGCCCATGCGGCCGGTGGAGCCGGTGCCCGGCCGCTTCAAGGTGCTGGGCGAAGGCGACCAGGCGGCGCTCAGCCCGCAGAACGCGGAGCGCTACCAGCCCTATGTCGACCTGTTGCTGGGGCTGGGCCCGGAGCAGGTGGCCGGCCTGTACCGGCGCTATTACCCCCTGTTCCAGCAGGCTTACCGCGACCAGGGCTATCCCGATGCCTACTTCAACGACCGCCTGGTGCAGGTTATCGATCACTTGGCCGGCGCGCCGGCGCTCTCGGGCGTCCCCGAGCTGCGCCAGAACGAGGCCGTCTACGAATTCGTGAGCGAAGACCTGGAGCGCCTGTCCGCCGGCCAGAAGATGATGATGCGGCTGGGCCCGGAGAACGAAGCGCAGGTCAAAGCCTGGCTCGCTGAGTTCAGGGCGCAGGTCGCGGTCGCGGAGAATGACGCCGGGCGCTGA